In Akkermansia muciniphila ATCC BAA-835, the genomic stretch CCCTTCTGGTGGCGGCGGGTTCCGGAGCGCTCACCTTCGGAGAACCGGACAGCGCGGGCGTGCCCAGGGAAATGACGCAGCTCACCCTCACCGTGCCCTACAATGACCGGGAAGCAGTAAAAAAAGCCTTTGAACTCCATGGAAGCGACATTGCCGCCGTCATCCTGGAACCCTTTCCTGCCAATGCCGGGCTCTACTTTCCGCAAAACGACTTCCTTCACTTCCTGCGGGAAATAACGCTCCGCCACGACACCCTTCTCATCTTTGATGAAGTCATGACGGGCTTCCGGGTCGCTCCCGGAGGCGTGCAGCAGCTTTACGGCATCACTCCAGACCTTACCTGCATGGGCAAAGTCATCGGCGGAGGCCTCCCCGTGGGAGCTTTTGGCGGCCGTTCGGAAATCATGGACTGCCTTTCTCCGCTTGGCCCCGTGTATCAGGCGGGAACCCTGTCCGGCAATCCCGTTGCCATGGCGGCGGGATTGGCCCAGCTCCGGGAACTCCTGAAAGGGAACGCCTATGAACGCCTGGAACAGCTCGGAGCACGCATGGAAGAAGGCATCCGCGAAGCCCTCAAAAAACACGGCAGAAATTACACCTTCCACCGTGCGGGCTCCATGTTCTGCCTCTTCTTCACGGAAGAGGAAGTCTATAATCTGGAATCCGCGCAAAAAGCTTCCAAAAAACTCTTCAAATCCTTCTTCTGGAACATGCTGGAACAAGGCGTCTACTTCGCGCCTTCCCCGTACGAAACGGGCTTTATCTCTACAGCCCATACGGAAGAAGACATTGACCGCACGGTGGAAGCTGTCCGCATCAGTCTCTCCAGGCTGGGTTGACATGCCCCTGATTTGAAGTGACAGCTCACGGCCCTTCCCCTATAAGGACTTCATGAGACAAATGACAGGAACCATGCTGCTTCTGTCCTCAGCAGTCGTTATGGCCGCTCCCTGGGCGCATGCGGAGGAAAAGACAATCCAGCTCACGGAAGCGGAACAACAGGAAATCAAGACGGCAAACGAAAAGCTGCTGGGCCTTACCCTCCGTTTCCTGCATGACTCATGGCCGCTGGAAATCATGTTTCCCGGAGAAGTGCAGGAGGAATTCCACTCCATTCTTCAATGCCATCAGATGCTGGAGCAATTCCGCCAAACCGGCAACCTCCTGCTCCAGACGCCGGACCGTACCACGCCTCTGCACCTCTGCATTGCCCTGGGATTAAACCGGCTGGCCGTCCGGATGGTAGAAGCGGGCGCTCCCGTCAATGCTCAATCCATTTTCATGCATGACGGCACAAAAGAGCCGGGAGACACCCCCCTTACCTGGGCGTGCCTCTCAGGCCTTTATATGAATTCCACCGCGGAAGAAAGGCTGCCGCTGGTGCACGCCCTGCTCAAACACGGCGCCGAGCCGGATCAGCCGGGGCCTTGGGGCGTCACCCCGTTCATGTATTCCGCCGCCCTCAATGACTCCGATCCGGGTCAGGAAAAAATAGCGCTGGCGCTCCTGGACGCCGGCTCCCCGGATCTCAAGCGCAGAATGAACGCTCAGGCGCGCGGAGTCGGCTTCCTCAGTCTGTCCCCCGCCATTTACGAACGGCTCATCAAAGCCGGCTGCGATGTTAACGAACGCTTTTTTGAAAGCAAGCAATCACCCCTCCACCTGGTCTGCACCAAGGAAAAACCGGCGGAACGCCTCATTCCTCTCATTGA encodes the following:
- the hemL gene encoding glutamate-1-semialdehyde 2,1-aminomutase, coding for MNQSAQLFSRARSVIPGGVNSPVRAFRNVDGDPFFVQSAKGAYITDADGRQLIDYIGTWGPAILGHAPQPVLDAVHAAVDRGLGYGIPAPAEVDMAEMITDMVPSVEKVRMVNSGTEATMSAIRLARGYTGRRKIIKFIGCYHGHVDSLLVAAGSGALTFGEPDSAGVPREMTQLTLTVPYNDREAVKKAFELHGSDIAAVILEPFPANAGLYFPQNDFLHFLREITLRHDTLLIFDEVMTGFRVAPGGVQQLYGITPDLTCMGKVIGGGLPVGAFGGRSEIMDCLSPLGPVYQAGTLSGNPVAMAAGLAQLRELLKGNAYERLEQLGARMEEGIREALKKHGRNYTFHRAGSMFCLFFTEEEVYNLESAQKASKKLFKSFFWNMLEQGVYFAPSPYETGFISTAHTEEDIDRTVEAVRISLSRLG
- a CDS encoding ankyrin repeat domain-containing protein encodes the protein MRQMTGTMLLLSSAVVMAAPWAHAEEKTIQLTEAEQQEIKTANEKLLGLTLRFLHDSWPLEIMFPGEVQEEFHSILQCHQMLEQFRQTGNLLLQTPDRTTPLHLCIALGLNRLAVRMVEAGAPVNAQSIFMHDGTKEPGDTPLTWACLSGLYMNSTAEERLPLVHALLKHGAEPDQPGPWGVTPFMYSAALNDSDPGQEKIALALLDAGSPDLKRRMNAQARGVGFLSLSPAIYERLIKAGCDVNERFFESKQSPLHLVCTKEKPAERLIPLIELLINAGADPNQPDVDGLTPLMACNSPEIAVCLMNHGANPSLRNDDGQTAYDFHMKNGYPPIAEAIKHWQSKQKKGETR